One Arachis hypogaea cultivar Tifrunner chromosome 2, arahy.Tifrunner.gnm2.J5K5, whole genome shotgun sequence genomic window, TGATGTACAAATTTCATATCATTATTACACAGAACACAGACATTATCTTCCGGTCTGACAATTCCAAATCGGCTTAACCTTTCCTTTGTATTCACCCTGCCTATCAAAACAAACCAAGTAAACAACTCCACTCTTGGTGGAACCAAACCTTTCTAAATGGTTCTAGTGAAGCTGTAACTGGTAACCTCCTCTGGAATCAATTCTTCCTGCatcacctgcacaaatgagttagttgaaaaaatacCTTGTCTATCGTATTTCCACACCATTCTATCCTCCCGGTTACGTACTAATCTCACAGGTCTTAGAGCCTCATGTAATTGACTCAGGAGTTCTAACTCCCATTGGAAGTTCCATACCCAGACTAGCACATCTCAAAACCCGCAATCTCCAATGACAGATCCAcattggtttgaaacagagaaaagcCTTGGGAACCGATCCTTTAGAGATCCACAAAATAACCATACATCCTCCGAAAACCTAGTCTGTCGCCCATCTCCAATCTCCATTGACAACCCTGTAACCAGCTTATCCCTTATACGTTGATTCGTGCTCTGTAACTGGCATATATCCTTCCACGGTCCTCCTTTAGTAGGTAGCACTTGAGTTGGCAATAGCTCATTGGGATTTAGATTATTACACGAACATACAATCTTCTTTCACAATCGGCACTCTTCTTTTGcaaacctccaccaccacttaaacagaagGGCTGCATTACGAATCATAGCATCACCAACTCCCAGCCCTTCTAGTTTCTTGAGGGCTTGAACTACTTCTCATCTTACTAGTGCCATACCGTTTCTCCCATCTTCCTTACTCCACAGGAATCTTCTTTGCAATGCAATCAATTTTTCAGCAACAGCCTTCGGCATCTTGAACAAGTTCAAATAATAAACTAGCAAACTATTCAAGACTGACTTAATGAGTACCAACTTACCAGCTTTGTTTAGCACCTTAGATTTTCACAGGCTGAGTTTCTCCTCCACTTTGTCTATTATAGGCTTCCATGTCTTCACCAACCTTGGATTTGCTCCTAAAGAGATCCCAAGGTATTTAATTGGAAGAGTGTCCCCCTTACAACCCAATAAGTTGCACATACGCTGGACCCATTACTCATCACAATTAATTGAAATCAAACTGGACTTATCAAAATTGATCCTGAGTCCTGACATCAACTCAAAACATCGCAGTAACCTCTTGTAGTTCTGAATAGACTCCTCTTTCGGTGGACAAAATAGAATAGTTTCATCAGCAAACTGCAGGTGTGACAATTCGATACTCTCTCTCCCAACCAACAACGGTGATATACGTCCGTTCCTGATTGTCTCCCCAACTATTCGATGCAACACATCCACAACCAGTACAAATAAGAAGGGGGAAAGTGGGTCACCATGTCTCAAGTCTCTTTCCATTTTAAAAGGCTTAAATGGCGAACCATTTATCAGAACTGACATAGATGCAGTTGTCACACACTTCATGACCCACGCTCTCCATTTATGCCCAAAACCCATCTTTTGTAAGACAATATCCACAAAGCTCTACTTGACTCTATCATATACTTTCTGAAAATCTAACTTGATTATTGCTGCCTTCTTTTTCCTCAGTTTAAGCCAGTTTACTGTTTCACACGCAATAAGTGCGCCATCATGTATTTTTCTTCCCTTGACAAATGCACTTTGAGTCTCTCCTACTAATTCCGGCATCACAGCCCTCATCTTCCTAACTAGTACCTTCAAAATAACTTTGTAGACGCACCCCACCATACTAATAGGTCGTAAATCTTTGATCTTCTTTGCACCAACAAGTTTGGGTGCTAGCGCCACCCAAGTGATATTAGCATCTACCGGTAATCTTGATGTCTGAAAGAACCCCATCAATATTGCCGTGAATTCAGTCCCAATTTCCCCCAGCACCTCTTAATGAAATTTATGTTGTACCCATCACAGCCTGGCGCTTTAGATGACTCACAGTCCCAGACAACCTCTCTGATCTCCTCAGCGGACGGCAGTTCCTCTAGAGACAAAGCATCTCCCTCATCTATCTTACCCACCAAACCATCTATAAATCCCATCATAGAAGAAGCTTCCTGATGATATAAATTCTTGTAGAACTCTCTGATAGCTATCTTGATTCTCGCTTGATTCTTGACTTGTTTGTCGTTTATTACCAATGTATCAATCCTATTATTCCGTCTCCTTGCTGATGCTATATTGTGAAAGTATCTTGTATTTTTGTCCATCTCCTTCGCATGCCGAGACCGAGACATCTGTTTCCAATGGACTTCCTTCCTTACATACCATATCTCACAACAAGAGACTAACGCCTTTCTTCTAGCCTCAAACGTTTCATCATACCCGCCATTGATTACCATGTCATCAATTCTCTTGATTTCTTCCTCAAACTTAGTAATTTTGTTGTCTATCCCACCAAAGTTTGCCTTATGCCGTCTTCCCAATGGAACCATCAGCGGCTTTAGTTTATCTGTGAACTGTATATCCCCCAATCCTCTCAACTCTTCTTTAACCATGCTAAGAAAACCCTCATGTGTAAACTACGAATCGAGACTTCGGAACAGTCTTGGACCTCCCTTCATCTTCTTGTCCTCAACTATTATAGGGCAATAGTCTGACAAACCCCTTGGCCCACCTCATAGCCGAGTATCCGGAAACTCTTCTAGCCACT contains:
- the LOC112721042 gene encoding uncharacterized protein → MVKEELRGLGDIQFTDKLKPLMVPLGRRHKANFGGIDNKITKFEEEIKRIDDMVINGGYDETFEARRKALVSCCEIWYVRKEVHWKQMSRSRHAKEMDKNTRYFHNIASARRRNNRIDTLVINDKQVKNQARIKIAIREFYKNLYHQEASSMMGFIDGLVGKIDEGDALSLEELPSAEEIREVVWDCESSKAPGCDGYNINFIKRCWGKLGLNSRQY